The nucleotide window AGACCATGATGGCACAGGAGGCAGTGGAAACGATGCATGAAAGCGCAACCGACACGAACACGGAGGTCCACGACGGTGGCGCGTGGGATCTCATTTGCGGTGACTTGCAGTCCATGGTCAGCCGCGATGCCTTCCAGCGCTGGTTCCGTGCCGCGCGCATGACGTCCTGCGAGGACGGCGTGGTTACCATCGGTGTTCCCGGTGAGATCCATCAGGTTTGGATCGAAACGAATTACCTTCCCGAACTGACCTCCGCAGTCTGCGCTCGCATCGAAGGCGTGCATGAGGTCCGCGTGACGATCGGCACCGAGGAAGTCGCTCCCGTCGAAAAGGAAACTCCCGCCGACGAACCCGCCGCCACCTACGTGCGCCCGGACGAACCCGGCGCGTTCGAGAAGCGCATCAAGGCCGCGGGCCTCAATCCGAACTATACCTTCGAGCGTTTCGTCGTCGGCAACAACAGCCAGTTCGCGCACGCCGCCTGCGAGGCCGTCGCGAAGCGCACCGGAGTCGGCTACAATCCGCTCTTCATTCACGGCGGTCCGGGTCTCGGCAAGACGCACCTGATGCAGTCGATCGGCCAGGAATGGCTGCGTCGCTATCCGTCCTCGCGCGTCGTCTACCTCACCTGCGAGAAGTTCACCAACGAGTTCATCGATGCCGTCCGCCGCGGAGACATCGAGAAATTCCGCCGCCGCTACCGCAGCGCGGACGTGATGCTCATCGATGATGTCCAGTTCCTCGCCGGCAAGGAGCGCTCGCAGGAGGAATTTTTCCACACCTTCAACACGCTGCTCGATGGCCGCCAGCAGGTGGTGCTCACCTCCGACCGCCCGGCCTGCGAGATCAAGAACCTCGAGCCGCGCCTCGTTTCCCGCTTCGAGTGCGGCCTCGCCGTCGAGCTCCAGCCGCCGCAGATGGAGACCCGGATGGCGATCCTCCGCAAGAAGTCGGACGAGTGGAAGGTGAAGGTCGATGGCTCGATCCTCCGTTTCCTGGCCGAGCGCATTGGCACCAACGTCCGCCGTCTGGAAGGCGCGTTGATGCGCGTGGCCACCTTCGCTTCCCTCGCCGGGGAGAGCGTCAGCGTGGACAAGGTGGAGCACCTGCTGCGCGACCTGCTCCGCGAGGAAGCCAGTCGCCAGATCAGCATCGACTCCATCCAGAAGGCCGTGGCCGAGCATTTCGACGTCCGCCTCGCGGACATGACCAGCCGCCGCCGCCCCGCCAGTATCGCCTTCCCACGGCAGGTGGCCATGTATCTGAGCCGGAACCTGACCAAGGGCTCCCTGATGGAGATCGGCGAAGCCTTCGGCGGCCGTGACCACGGCACGGTGATCCACGCCTGCAAGAAGATCTCCGACCGCATCGGCAAGGAGCCCGGCATGCGCGAAACCATCGCCCGGATCGAGTCCGGCCTGCGCCGTTAGGGCATTTGCCACGGATCGCCGGATATTCCGGCGGAAAACAAAAAATTTCCGGGATTTGAAGCGGTTTGGAGCCTGTTTTCGGGCTCCAACGGCTGGAATCCCGGAGCGGCAACCGCCAAAAATTTTGTGAATTCCGCCGGGAGTCCGGCGGCGGTCTCCAACAGCCCCGAATCGTTCACAGAAGTCTTGCAAACGGTTGGCGAAATCGGAAACGTGTCCCCCAACACGCCCGGTTTCTCCCGATCATGAAGTTCCGTATCTCCAAGGAAGCGTTCCTCGACGGCCTGCAGAAGGTCCAGCACGTCGTCAGCACCCGCACCACGCTGCCGATCCTCTCGAACGTCCTGCTGGTCGCCAGCAACGGCCGCCTCCAGTTCACCACCACGGACCTCGATGTCGGCATCACCGGCTCGGTGGAAGCCCAGATCGAGCGTGAAGGGGCCACCACCCTGCCGGCCAAGCGCCTTGTGAACATCGTCCGCGAACTGCCCGCCAGCGAGGTCGAGGTGTCCGTGGATGCGAAGAACGTGGCCTCGATCCAGAGTGGTCCGTCCTTCTTCAAGATCATCGGCCTCAGCCAGGACGAGTTCCCGCCGCTGCCGGACTTCGGCGGTGCCAAGGAATTCCGCATCCCGCAGATCGTGCTGCGCGACGGCCTCCGCAAGACCTCCTATGCGATCTCCACGGACGAGACCCGCTATGTGCTCAACGGCATCTTCACCTCCTTCCGTGAGGGCAAGCTGACGCTCGTCGCGACCGACGGCCGCCGCCTTGCGATGATCGAGAACGATCTTGAGTTCCCCGCTTCCCACGAAACCGACGTCATCATCCCGACCAAGGCCGTGCAGGAACTCCAGCGTCTGCTCGGTGAGGCCGGTGACGTGCTCGTCCGCCTCAGCGACAGCCAGATTTCCTTCACCGTCGGAGAGAGCCTGCTGGTCAGCAAGTTGATCGAGGGCAACTACCCGAACTACCGCCAGGTGATCCCGGGTGACTCCACCGAGCGCGTGCCGCTCAACCGCGAGGCGATGCTCGAAACCGTGCGCCGCGTTTCGCTGCTCTCTTCCGACAAGTCGAACTCGGTGAAGCTCGTCTTCGGCGAGAACCAGATCGAAGTGACCGCAAACTCGCCGGACGTCGGTGAAGCCCGTGAGTCGATGGATGTGGCTTACACCGGCAAGGCGATGCAGATCGCGTTCAACCCGGACTTTCTCAAGGCTCCGCTCCAGAACCTCGATGCCGAGACCGTCTATCTCGATCTCATCGATGAGATGAGCCCGGGTGTGATCCGCATCGACGGCAGCTTCCTTTATGTGCTCATGCCGATGCGCGTGACCGGAGGTTGATCCGCGGGTGAACCGTTTTTGGAAAGCCCGGTGCGCGCGAGCGTCCCGGGCTTTTTCGTGGTGATTTTTTCAGGGCCTTGCGTAGAGCTTGCCCAGCGGACTTCCCGCGTCCTGTTAGAACGCGATCTCATGCGCCTGCCCCTGCGGCTTGCGGCCTTGGTAGATCTTCCTGCCCGCTGCATCGGTGACCACGACCTCCACCTCCGGTCCATTGTGACGCACCGCGAGATTCCATACCCGCCCGAAAGAGCGGATCTTCTCCAGGCTTGCCTGCGGCCATTCCGCCGGGAGCTGCGGAGTGATCGAGCACCTGGCGAGGCCGGTGGGACGGACGCCCAGCACTCCCTCCGTGAAGATGCGGCAATACAGGGCGGACTCCGCGGCAAGGTGGCTTTGTCCGGCTTCCGGCCATGCTTCGATCGAATAGGGGACGTGGTCTCCAAGCAGGCGCTGGCGGGTGAAGCGGGTGAGGTAGTCCAGACCGCGGGTTGTGTCTCCGGCGATGAATGCACCGCGGAGGCCGTACAGGGTCGAGCGGTCCCAGTAGGTCTTGGTGCCCGCCTGGGTGAGCAATCCGTCCTTCGTCCAGAGGCGGTCGGAAAACAGGGCTTTCAGCGTGCCATCCTTCCGCTCGAGGATGCCGCATACCAGTGGCACGCAGATCCATGAGCGCAGGATGTCATTGCCGTCATAGTAACGATAGGTGTCGTAGCCTTCGACCTCGGCGCCGAAGTAACGGTTGATCGCTTCCTTCAACTCCGCGGCTTGCTTGATGTAGGTCGCCGTGGTTTCGGCCGGTTTGCCGAGATCGCGGGCGAGAGCGGCTGAGGACAGCAGCGCATCGTGATAAAGTGCGGCCGTGCAGAGGTTCGCCGTTCCGGCGGGGAAGCGGCCTTCCAGCTCATCCTTGTCGGACTTCGGCACGCCTTGGTCGTTCAACTGGCGGTGGGTGTATTCGAGGCACCATTCGATCAACGGCCAGACTTCATTGGCGAGTTCGGGGTCCCCGCCCGCCAGCGCCCAGCGCGAGGCTCCGTAGGCGGTCATGGCCGCGTCCCCACGGTCACCCGCTCCCGCCCAGATATCCCGTCCTTCCGAGATGATCGAAGAAGGGATCGGCTTGTACTGGGGATTGATGAATTTGGCATACCAGGCAAACGAGTTCCGGGCGCTTTCCCGTGCGGAGGCGTTGTCCACGAATGCGAAGAACGGGTTGGCGTATTCGCACTGGTCGTTGCACCAGATCGCGGCCAGGAACTTGTTGCGACCACCCGGGCCATGCATGAGGCCACCGCGGGTGGCATAGATGCTTTCCGTGGTGCGGTATTTGGCCTGCCGGAACATTTCATCGAAGATCGGATCCGGAGTTTTCAAGACCAAGGTGCCAGCCAACTGCTGGCGGAAGTTCTCCCTCGCCGTGCGCTCTGCGAATACATCCGGCCATGGAAACGGCTCGCCATCTTTCACCGCGCTGATGCACAGGCCACCGCGCGAGGTCTCGCCGGGTGCCAGCACCATGGTGCCTGCTCCGATCCATTCGCGCCGTACCTGATAGACGCCCCATTTGCCCTTCGATGCATCGGTCGCGGACTGCTGGAGCCATTTGGGTTGGGTCAGGGTCACCGGCTTGTCCGAGCGGTTGGTCCACTCGTAGGTTTCGATCATCGCCGGTTGCTCGTTGGAGGCGAAAAGCGTGCGCTGGAATTCCAGCGGGCCCTGCTTGCCATGAAAGGTCAGGATGCCATCGATGGAAACCCGGTCCATCACCGCTGCAGGCGCGTCCTGTCCGTCAATCTTCGCGGTGGGTTCGGTATCGCTGCCGAGACCGATTTGAAGCGCGGCGTGGGTGTTGTCCGGCAGCGTGCGAAGCATCGGCCAGCGGACACTGCGGGTGAGCTTGAGGTGGCCCTGGGCATCGAGGTCCCAGTTGGTGATGGCATCGACCGACTTGCCGCTCTGCTCCAGATGATCACCGTGCGGGAGGTGCTCCGGTTTGATCTGCCAGGTGATGCCGCCGTCCTTGGAAACCGTCCATTGCGGGGCGCCCCAGACAGCCGGGGTGAGGAAGAGAATGACGAGTAGTAACGATTGAGGCCGGAGCATGATGCTTGTGGATACGATCACGATGAGAGTAATCGCAAAAGATGGGAAGCCGCCAATTCGGGTAGGGTCCGCGGATCCCCATGCGTGTACGAAAAAAAAGCGGCCGGGGATCTCCCGGCCGCTCTTCTCGTGAGGTTGAATCAAGCCGGAGCTCCGACCACCGCGCCCGGCAGCGGGCCGCCATCATCGGTCGAGCCGTCGTCGGCGCGCTTCGGCGTCTCCTTTTTGCGATACTCGTCCGGAATGGATGGTGGCTTCGGAGAGTTCGGCGGGTTCTTCATGGAGCCGGTCTCGATGAGATCCTTGATGTGTTCGGCATCGAGGGTCTCGTATTCGAGCAGGGCCTGGGCGATGACTTCGAGGGTCTCGCGGCGTTCGATAAGAAGTCGCTTCGCGTCACCGTAGGCGTGGTCGATGAGGCCCTTGACTTCCTCGTCGATGAGCTTGGCGGTGGCGCTGCTGTAGTTGGCGCGGCGTCCAAGATCGCGTGCCAGGAAGACCTCGCCATCGGATTCGCCGTATTCGACCATGCCGAGCTTTTCGCTCATGCCCCACTCGCAGACCATCTTGCGGGCGATGTGGGTGGCCATGCGGATGTCGCCGACGGCGCCGTTGGTCACGTTGCCGAAGACGATTTCCTCGGCCACACGACCGCCCATGGCGACCACGAGCTGGTCGAGCAGTTCGGCCTTGCGGTAGGTGAACTTGTCCTCCGTTGGCAGGAACATGGTCGAGCCGAGCGAAGGTCCGCGCGGGATGATCGTCACCTTGTGGAGCGGATCGGTGTGCTCGAGAATCTCGTTGAGAATCGCGTGGCCGGCTTCGTGATAAGCGGTGTTCTCCTTCTCCTTGTCGGAGAGGGCGAGCGAGCGGCGCTCGCGACCCCAGCGGACCTTGTCGCGGGCTTCCTCCAGTTCGGCGAGCGTCACCGCGGTCATGCCTTTGCGGGCGGCCAGCAGCGCGGCCTCGTTGATGAGATTGGCGAGTTCAGCGCCGGAGAAACCGGGCGTGCCGCGGGCGATCACGCCGAGATCGGTGTTCGCCGCGAGTTTGATCTTCTTCACGTGGACCTTGAGGATCTCCTCACGGCCCTTGAAGTCGGGAAGGGAAACGGTGACCTGGCGGTCGAAGCGGCCCGGGCGCAGCAGCGCGGGGTCGAGCACGTCCGGACGGTTGGTCGCGGCGATGATGATCACGCCTTCCTGGGTGTCGAAGCCGTCCATCTCCACGAGGAGCTGGTTGAGCGTCTGCTCGCGCTCGTCGTGACCACCGCCGAGGCCATGGCCGCGGTGACGACCGACGGCGTCGATTTCATCGATGAAGATCAGGCAGGGCGCATGCTTCTTGCCTTGCTCGAACATGTCGCGGACGCGCGAGGCACCCACGCCGACGAACATTTCGACGAAGTCGGAACCGGAGATCGAGAAGAACGGCACGTCCGCCTCACCAGCAATGGCGCGGGCGAGCAGGGTCTTGCCGGTGCCCGGAGGGCCGACCATGAGCACGCCCTTCGGAATCGAGCCGCCGAGCTTCTGGAACTTCCGGGGATCACGCAGGAAATCGACGATCTCCCAGAGTTCTTCCTTGGCTTCCTGAATGCCGGCCACGTCCTTGAATGTGACCTTGTTGCGATCCATGGTGAGCAGGCGGGCCTTGCTCTTGCCGAAGGACATCGCGCCGCGTCCGGCCGCCTTCATCTGCTGGCGGAACAGGAACACGAGCAGCAGGACGACCAGCAGCACCGGCAGGAAGGTGACGATGGCGGTCTTGAGGAAATCGGTGCTGTTGTCGTAGGTGCCGTTGGAGCGGATCAGCTTGGCGAGGTCGTCGCCCAGCAGCGCCACGGAGGCGTTCACCTCGAACTGGTGCGGTTCCAGCACCTTGCCGTCGGAGCCCTTCGGCGTTTCCCAGTTTTTGATTTCCTTGCGGAAGCCCTTGAGAGTGGCGTCGAACGAACCCGGCGCGGAAACGAGGGTGAGCGGAGTCGGTGCATTGTTGGTCACCACTTCACCCAACGCCCAGGCCTTGCGGAACTCCGCCATCGAGAGCAGGCGGACTCCGTTCGGAGCGGCTTCCGCGGGAGCAGGGGTGGCGGTCACCTGGCGGATCGGCACGTGATCGCGCATCAGGAGCTTCAGTTCATCGGTCTCCAGCAGGAGATTGACCGGCACCTGGAAGGCGTAGTCCTCGGTCTGGGGATTTTCCGGCTTTTTCGGCTGGGGCTGCACCCAGCCGGAGATGGTGGCATCGTAGGACGAGTCCTTCATGGCGACCTTGAAGGGGTATTTCTTCTGGTCGTTGAGGATCACGCGGCCTTGGTCCCATGCCTCGCGGAACTCGGGATAGGTGATGCTTTTCGAGTTGCCGCCGATATTGGGATTCAAAAATGCGACGCCAAGAATCAACAGGGCCACTGTCAGGAAGATGAGCAGGCGCCAGTTGAAGCCGGTCGGTTCACCCGGGCGGTTGGGACCCTGGGGTGTTCTAGAGTTCTGGGGATCGGACATGGTGGGCGTGGGGACGCAGCCTCTCGCGGCCGGGTTCGCTGGATAGTAGCACGAACCGAGCCGGTTGCAAAAGGCGCGACAGCGTAAATCTACGGTTGCAAAAGGGAATCGCTTTTTTCCTCCCCTGCGGGAGAGGGGGATCCGCGCCTCGGAAAGCGGCAGACTTGCCCTCATCCCAACATCCGGCAAGCATCCGCCGCGTGGAACCGAATCAACCGCCCGGACGGGAACCCCGCAGCGCCGCCACCGGCTGGATGCGGTGGACCCGTTGGCTGCGGGTGATTCCCGGAATCGGGCGGCTGCGGTCGCTGCGGCCGGGCACGGGAGCCCACGTCGGGGTGTTGGTGGACGCCTTTGCGGCCTTCGCGACCCTGGATGACGAATTGAGCACCATGGAGGCCGATCTGGTGCTGGATTTGCTCCGCAGCGCCTTCCCGGATGTGGACCATGGCTGGTTGGCGCGCCGTCTCCAGCGGGCGGTCCGGAATCCCACCCCCCTGCACACGATCGCGGGGGAAATGAAGAATTTCCTCAATGACACCGGCAAGCTGGCCGTTGGACTCCAGTTGTTTACGCTGGTGGATGCGGCGGGCCGTTCCGAGCGCAGCCGGGCCAGTTTCGAGCGGTTCATGCGCCGCCTCGGCCGCCCGGACTATGGTCTGGCGATCCTGCGGGAAATGCGTGGTACGGAATTCGCGGACCAGCC belongs to Luteolibacter ambystomatis and includes:
- the dnaA gene encoding chromosomal replication initiator protein DnaA; its protein translation is MMAQEAVETMHESATDTNTEVHDGGAWDLICGDLQSMVSRDAFQRWFRAARMTSCEDGVVTIGVPGEIHQVWIETNYLPELTSAVCARIEGVHEVRVTIGTEEVAPVEKETPADEPAATYVRPDEPGAFEKRIKAAGLNPNYTFERFVVGNNSQFAHAACEAVAKRTGVGYNPLFIHGGPGLGKTHLMQSIGQEWLRRYPSSRVVYLTCEKFTNEFIDAVRRGDIEKFRRRYRSADVMLIDDVQFLAGKERSQEEFFHTFNTLLDGRQQVVLTSDRPACEIKNLEPRLVSRFECGLAVELQPPQMETRMAILRKKSDEWKVKVDGSILRFLAERIGTNVRRLEGALMRVATFASLAGESVSVDKVEHLLRDLLREEASRQISIDSIQKAVAEHFDVRLADMTSRRRPASIAFPRQVAMYLSRNLTKGSLMEIGEAFGGRDHGTVIHACKKISDRIGKEPGMRETIARIESGLRR
- the dnaN gene encoding DNA polymerase III subunit beta, which encodes MKFRISKEAFLDGLQKVQHVVSTRTTLPILSNVLLVASNGRLQFTTTDLDVGITGSVEAQIEREGATTLPAKRLVNIVRELPASEVEVSVDAKNVASIQSGPSFFKIIGLSQDEFPPLPDFGGAKEFRIPQIVLRDGLRKTSYAISTDETRYVLNGIFTSFREGKLTLVATDGRRLAMIENDLEFPASHETDVIIPTKAVQELQRLLGEAGDVLVRLSDSQISFTVGESLLVSKLIEGNYPNYRQVIPGDSTERVPLNREAMLETVRRVSLLSSDKSNSVKLVFGENQIEVTANSPDVGEARESMDVAYTGKAMQIAFNPDFLKAPLQNLDAETVYLDLIDEMSPGVIRIDGSFLYVLMPMRVTGG
- the ftsH gene encoding ATP-dependent zinc metalloprotease FtsH, producing MSDPQNSRTPQGPNRPGEPTGFNWRLLIFLTVALLILGVAFLNPNIGGNSKSITYPEFREAWDQGRVILNDQKKYPFKVAMKDSSYDATISGWVQPQPKKPENPQTEDYAFQVPVNLLLETDELKLLMRDHVPIRQVTATPAPAEAAPNGVRLLSMAEFRKAWALGEVVTNNAPTPLTLVSAPGSFDATLKGFRKEIKNWETPKGSDGKVLEPHQFEVNASVALLGDDLAKLIRSNGTYDNSTDFLKTAIVTFLPVLLVVLLLVFLFRQQMKAAGRGAMSFGKSKARLLTMDRNKVTFKDVAGIQEAKEELWEIVDFLRDPRKFQKLGGSIPKGVLMVGPPGTGKTLLARAIAGEADVPFFSISGSDFVEMFVGVGASRVRDMFEQGKKHAPCLIFIDEIDAVGRHRGHGLGGGHDEREQTLNQLLVEMDGFDTQEGVIIIAATNRPDVLDPALLRPGRFDRQVTVSLPDFKGREEILKVHVKKIKLAANTDLGVIARGTPGFSGAELANLINEAALLAARKGMTAVTLAELEEARDKVRWGRERRSLALSDKEKENTAYHEAGHAILNEILEHTDPLHKVTIIPRGPSLGSTMFLPTEDKFTYRKAELLDQLVVAMGGRVAEEIVFGNVTNGAVGDIRMATHIARKMVCEWGMSEKLGMVEYGESDGEVFLARDLGRRANYSSATAKLIDEEVKGLIDHAYGDAKRLLIERRETLEVIAQALLEYETLDAEHIKDLIETGSMKNPPNSPKPPSIPDEYRKKETPKRADDGSTDDGGPLPGAVVGAPA